A genome region from Brassica oleracea var. oleracea cultivar TO1000 chromosome C2, BOL, whole genome shotgun sequence includes the following:
- the LOC106321182 gene encoding homeobox protein knotted-1-like 4 isoform X1: protein MAFHNNHFNHFIDQQHQPPPPSQQQQEHHFHESTPPNWLLRSDNNFLNLQTAASAAATSSDSPSSAAANQWLSRSTSFLQRGGGANNNNVGSGDVIDDFTTGGEESMIGEGKEAERWQNARHKSEILSHPLYERLLSAHVACLRIATPVDQLPRIDAQLAQSQNVVAKYSTMDAAAQGLISGDEKELDHFMTHYVLLLCSFKEQLQQHVRVHAMEAVMACWEIEQSLQSLTGVSPGEGTGATMSEDEDEQVESDAHLHDGSLDGLGFGPLVPTESERSLMERVRQELKHELKQGYKEKIVDIREEILRKRRAGKLPGDTTSVLKAWWQSHSKWPYPTEEDKVRLVQETGLQLKQINNWFINQRKRNWHSNPSSSTVPKNKRRSNAGENSGRER from the exons ATGGCGTTCCATAACAATCATTTCAATCACTTCATCGACCAACAACACCAGCCTCCTCCTCCCTCTCAGCAGCAGCAGGAACACCATTTCCACGAATCCACTCCTCCTAACTGGCTCCTCCGCTCCGATAACAATTTCCTAAACCTCCAAACTGCCGCCTCCGCCGCAGCAACAAGCTCAGACTCTCCTTCCTCCGCCGCCGCTAACCAGTGGCTCTCTCGATCCACTTCTTTCCTCCAACGCGGCGGGGGAGCTAACAACAATAACGTCGGTTCAGGTGACGTCATCGACGACTTTACTACCGGCGGAGAGGAGTCAATGATCGGCGAGGGGAAGGAGGCGGAGAGATGGCAGAATGCGAGACACAAGTCGGAGATACTCTCTCATCCACTATACGAACGGCTTTTGTCGGCACACGTGGCGTGCCTCAGGATCGCCACGCCGGTGGATCAGCTTCCTAGGATCGATGCACAGCTAGCTCAGTCGCAGAACGTTGTGGCCAAGTACTCTACTATGGACGCTGCTGCTCAAGGACTCATCTCCGGTGATGAAAAGGAGCTTGACCACTTCATG ACGCATTATGTACTATTGCTGTGCTCTTTTAAAGAACAACTGCAGCAGCATGTCCGTGTCCATGCAATGGAAGCTGTTATGGCCTGTTGGGAGATTGAGCAGTCTCTTCAAAGCTTAACAG GAGTGTCTCCTGGTGAAGGCACAGGAGCAACAATGTCTGAAGACGAAGATGAGCAAGTAGAGAGTGATGCTCATTTGCATGATGGAAGCTTAGATGGGTTAGGGTTTGGTCCTCTAGTCCCCACTGAGAGCGAGAGATCCTTAATGGAACGAGTTAGGCAAGAACTCAAACATGAACTCAAGCAG GGCTACAAGGAGAAAATTGTTGACATAAGAGAGGAGATATTGAGAAAGAGAAGAGCTGGGAAATTACCAGGAGACACCACCTCGGTTCTCAAAGCTTGGTGGCAGTCTCATTCTAAGTGGCCTTACCCTACT GAGGAAGATAAGGTGAGGTTGGTACAGGAGACGGGGTTGCAGCTCAAACAGATAAACAATTGGTTCATCAATCAAAGAAAGAGGAATTGGCATAGCAATCCATCTTCTTCTACCGTCCCAAAGAACAAACGTAGAAG CAATGCAGGTGAAAATAGCGGAAGAGAGCGTTGA
- the LOC106321182 gene encoding homeobox protein knotted-1-like 4 isoform X2, protein MAFHNNHFNHFIDQQHQPPPPSQQQQEHHFHESTPPNWLLRSDNNFLNLQTAASAAATSSDSPSSAAANQWLSRSTSFLQRGGGANNNNVGSGDVIDDFTTGGEESMIGEGKEAERWQNARHKSEILSHPLYERLLSAHVACLRIATPVDQLPRIDAQLAQSQNVVAKYSTMDAAAQGLISGDEKELDHFMTHYVLLLCSFKEQLQQHVRVHAMEAVMACWEIEQSLQSLTGVSPGEGTGATMSEDEDEQVESDAHLHDGSLDGLGFGPLVPTESERSLMERVRQELKHELKQGYKEKIVDIREEILRKRRAGKLPGDTTSVLKAWWQSHSKWPYPTEEDKVRLVQETGLQLKQINNWFINQRKRNWHSNPSSSTVPKNKRRR, encoded by the exons ATGGCGTTCCATAACAATCATTTCAATCACTTCATCGACCAACAACACCAGCCTCCTCCTCCCTCTCAGCAGCAGCAGGAACACCATTTCCACGAATCCACTCCTCCTAACTGGCTCCTCCGCTCCGATAACAATTTCCTAAACCTCCAAACTGCCGCCTCCGCCGCAGCAACAAGCTCAGACTCTCCTTCCTCCGCCGCCGCTAACCAGTGGCTCTCTCGATCCACTTCTTTCCTCCAACGCGGCGGGGGAGCTAACAACAATAACGTCGGTTCAGGTGACGTCATCGACGACTTTACTACCGGCGGAGAGGAGTCAATGATCGGCGAGGGGAAGGAGGCGGAGAGATGGCAGAATGCGAGACACAAGTCGGAGATACTCTCTCATCCACTATACGAACGGCTTTTGTCGGCACACGTGGCGTGCCTCAGGATCGCCACGCCGGTGGATCAGCTTCCTAGGATCGATGCACAGCTAGCTCAGTCGCAGAACGTTGTGGCCAAGTACTCTACTATGGACGCTGCTGCTCAAGGACTCATCTCCGGTGATGAAAAGGAGCTTGACCACTTCATG ACGCATTATGTACTATTGCTGTGCTCTTTTAAAGAACAACTGCAGCAGCATGTCCGTGTCCATGCAATGGAAGCTGTTATGGCCTGTTGGGAGATTGAGCAGTCTCTTCAAAGCTTAACAG GAGTGTCTCCTGGTGAAGGCACAGGAGCAACAATGTCTGAAGACGAAGATGAGCAAGTAGAGAGTGATGCTCATTTGCATGATGGAAGCTTAGATGGGTTAGGGTTTGGTCCTCTAGTCCCCACTGAGAGCGAGAGATCCTTAATGGAACGAGTTAGGCAAGAACTCAAACATGAACTCAAGCAG GGCTACAAGGAGAAAATTGTTGACATAAGAGAGGAGATATTGAGAAAGAGAAGAGCTGGGAAATTACCAGGAGACACCACCTCGGTTCTCAAAGCTTGGTGGCAGTCTCATTCTAAGTGGCCTTACCCTACT GAGGAAGATAAGGTGAGGTTGGTACAGGAGACGGGGTTGCAGCTCAAACAGATAAACAATTGGTTCATCAATCAAAGAAAGAGGAATTGGCATAGCAATCCATCTTCTTCTACCGTCCCAAAGAACAAACGTAGAAG GTGA